From one Haloplasma contractile SSD-17B genomic stretch:
- the dapF gene encoding diaminopimelate epimerase — MYFEKFHGTGNDFIIIENLNNELDLICNQSDLTKQICNRHFGIGADGMMIVCGSEIADIKMMFYNQDGSIAPMCGNGIRCFAKYVYDKKIVNNTIFTVETLAGTMKVELIESQETISFIRINLGYPEFNTVQFPIDTDKEKVIDEKIAVGNRELKISTLNMGTIHTVLYTENLNNVDIDKIGKTIEEHELFPEKTNVNIYEINDHENITLETYERGVGRTLACGTGCAATAVISNLLNNTSKSVNVHVRGGILKIEISNDGVFMTGPTERICKGEYIVKH, encoded by the coding sequence ATGTACTTTGAAAAGTTTCATGGAACAGGAAATGACTTTATTATAATTGAGAATTTAAATAATGAACTTGATCTTATATGTAATCAGTCTGATTTAACAAAACAGATTTGTAATAGGCATTTCGGTATTGGAGCAGATGGAATGATGATTGTTTGTGGGTCAGAAATAGCAGATATAAAAATGATGTTTTACAATCAGGATGGCTCAATAGCACCAATGTGTGGAAATGGGATCCGTTGTTTCGCAAAATATGTATATGATAAAAAAATAGTAAACAACACTATTTTTACAGTTGAAACTTTAGCTGGGACTATGAAAGTAGAACTAATAGAATCACAAGAAACGATTAGTTTCATAAGGATTAATTTAGGGTATCCAGAGTTTAACACAGTTCAGTTTCCGATCGACACGGATAAAGAAAAAGTGATAGATGAGAAGATTGCTGTAGGAAACAGAGAATTGAAAATATCAACCCTAAATATGGGTACAATCCATACAGTACTATATACTGAAAATCTAAATAATGTAGATATAGACAAGATAGGAAAAACAATTGAAGAGCACGAACTTTTTCCAGAAAAAACAAATGTAAATATTTATGAAATAAATGATCACGAAAATATAACATTAGAGACTTACGAACGAGGAGTCGGTAGAACCCTCGCATGTGGAACAGGTTGTGCAGCAACAGCAGTAATTAGTAATCTGTTAAATAATACAAGTAAGAGTGTAAATGTACACGTTAGAGGTGGTATTCTCAAAATTGAAATTTCAAATGACGGTGTATTTATGACAGGTCCTACAGAACGGATTTGCAAAGGTGAATACATTGTTAAACATTAA
- a CDS encoding aspartate kinase codes for MAIVVQKYGGTSVESIEKMKQIANRIINRKNQGDDLVIVVSAMGKTTNYLTSIATQISSRPCTREMDVLLSTGEQVTISLLSMILKERGYPSISLTGYQAGISTSGTHTKNKINDVNTEKIKNHIDQGKIVIVAGFQGINESGDITTLGRGGSDTTAVALASKLRCRCEIYTDVTGIYSVDPRLYKHAKKLKEVSYEEMMEMSSLGANIMEPRSVEIASKFNIVVYVASSSDEEEGSYIKERINMIEEKSITGLTVNDDILMVTLVDVPYSSRTIATIFSNLAKNEVNVDMISQTSPQDEKVNISFTAPGDQVVLIEEALMEIKTIVGTLEIIIDRGCIKLSVVGIGMRNQSGIAAEIFRLFALHDINFKQVTTSEISISYTINNEDKERAVTLLADEFNL; via the coding sequence GTGGCAATAGTCGTACAAAAATATGGAGGTACCTCAGTAGAATCAATTGAAAAGATGAAACAGATTGCAAATAGGATTATAAATAGAAAGAATCAAGGAGACGACTTAGTGATTGTTGTGTCTGCGATGGGAAAAACTACTAATTATCTTACAAGTATAGCAACTCAGATATCAAGTAGACCCTGTACAAGAGAAATGGATGTATTATTGTCAACTGGTGAGCAAGTCACCATATCGCTACTCTCAATGATTTTAAAAGAAAGAGGGTATCCATCAATCTCTTTAACAGGATATCAAGCAGGAATTAGTACTTCAGGAACCCATACTAAGAATAAAATTAACGATGTAAATACAGAAAAAATAAAAAATCACATTGATCAAGGTAAGATTGTAATTGTTGCAGGTTTTCAAGGTATTAATGAATCTGGTGATATCACAACACTAGGACGAGGGGGATCTGATACAACAGCAGTTGCATTAGCATCTAAGTTAAGGTGTCGATGTGAAATCTATACAGATGTAACAGGAATATATAGTGTTGATCCAAGATTATATAAACATGCAAAAAAATTAAAGGAAGTCAGCTACGAAGAGATGATGGAAATGTCTAGCCTAGGTGCAAATATTATGGAACCTAGATCAGTAGAAATTGCTAGTAAATTTAACATAGTGGTTTACGTTGCATCAAGCAGTGATGAAGAAGAAGGATCATATATTAAGGAGAGAATAAATATGATTGAAGAAAAAAGTATAACTGGCTTGACAGTAAATGATGATATACTTATGGTTACTTTAGTTGATGTACCTTATTCATCTAGAACCATTGCAACCATCTTTAGTAATTTAGCCAAAAATGAAGTTAATGTGGATATGATTAGTCAAACTTCTCCACAAGATGAGAAGGTCAATATATCTTTTACTGCACCGGGGGATCAAGTAGTGTTAATAGAGGAAGCTTTAATGGAAATAAAGACAATAGTTGGAACACTTGAGATTATCATCGATAGAGGTTGTATTAAACTTTCGGTAGTTGGAATTGGTATGAGAAACCAATCGGGAATTGCAGCAGAAATATTTAGACTATTTGCATTACATGATATTAACTTTAAGCAAGTTACGACATCTGAAATTAGTATTTCATATACTATAAATAACGAGGATAAAGAACGAGCAGTAACACTCTTAGCAGACGAATTTAATTTATAA
- the lysA gene encoding diaminopimelate decarboxylase, translating into MRLFGTSRINNNGELIIGECNTRTLKEKYGTPLYIMDESNIRERCRLFNNGLQSKHIETEVIYASKAFLTVSMCKLIEEEGLSLDVVSGGELYTAIQSSFPQERLYMHGNNKTNIELKMALEYGVGRIIVDNYNEADRIEALCQTMNTKADVMLRVNPGISAHTHEYIKTTENTSKFGESIYSDQTIELINAMNNSEYLNFHGFHSHIGSQIFDENSFLEEVSTLLSFIHSLKSNHDITVKELNLGGGFGIYYTSNDREMDIELTLKMLLGRVKGECERLDIETPKLLIEPGRAIVANAGTTLYEVGSVKETYGGKNYVFVDGSMNDNIRTALYEADYEAALANKMNGVPEKPYTITGKCCESGDIIVRQVLLPTPERNDLLAVFSTGAYNYSMASNYNRLPRPAVVFVKDGKSKLVVKRETYDDLIQYDLDSSY; encoded by the coding sequence ATGAGATTATTTGGCACAAGTCGTATTAATAACAATGGTGAATTAATTATTGGAGAATGTAATACTAGAACATTAAAAGAAAAATATGGAACACCACTTTATATCATGGATGAGAGTAATATACGGGAACGATGTAGATTATTTAATAATGGACTACAAAGTAAGCATATAGAAACGGAGGTCATATATGCATCAAAGGCCTTTCTAACAGTTTCAATGTGCAAATTAATTGAAGAAGAGGGGCTGTCATTAGATGTAGTCTCGGGAGGAGAACTCTATACAGCTATTCAATCGAGTTTTCCACAGGAGCGACTTTACATGCATGGAAATAATAAAACGAATATAGAGTTAAAGATGGCATTAGAGTATGGTGTCGGAAGAATTATAGTTGATAATTACAATGAAGCTGATCGTATTGAAGCACTTTGTCAGACAATGAATACAAAAGCAGATGTCATGCTAAGAGTTAACCCTGGTATTTCAGCACATACCCATGAATATATTAAAACAACAGAAAATACATCAAAGTTTGGTGAAAGTATTTATAGCGATCAAACAATAGAATTAATTAATGCTATGAATAATAGTGAATACTTAAACTTTCATGGATTCCATAGCCATATAGGATCGCAAATATTTGATGAAAATTCGTTTCTTGAAGAAGTAAGTACATTGCTGTCATTTATCCACAGTCTAAAGTCAAATCATGATATTACAGTAAAAGAACTCAATTTGGGCGGAGGATTTGGAATTTATTATACAAGTAATGACCGCGAAATGGATATAGAGTTAACGCTTAAGATGTTATTAGGGAGAGTTAAAGGTGAATGTGAACGGCTAGATATTGAAACGCCCAAACTATTAATAGAACCTGGGCGAGCAATTGTTGCAAATGCAGGAACAACTTTATACGAGGTAGGAAGCGTTAAAGAAACATACGGAGGAAAGAACTATGTGTTTGTAGATGGTAGTATGAATGACAATATTCGTACTGCATTGTATGAAGCTGATTATGAAGCTGCTCTTGCTAATAAAATGAATGGAGTACCGGAAAAACCCTATACCATAACAGGAAAATGCTGTGAATCTGGTGATATCATTGTTAGACAGGTATTATTACCAACACCGGAAAGAAATGACTTGCTAGCAGTATTTAGTACAGGAGCCTACAACTATAGTATGGCAAGTAACTATAATCGTTTACCTAGGCCTGCAGTTGTGTTTGTAAAAGACGGTAAATCAAAATTAGTTGTTAAACGCGAAACATATGATGATTTAATACAGTATGATTTAGATTCAAGTTACTAA
- a CDS encoding HD domain-containing protein — protein sequence MVKLEMGEIKVFRDPLYGYVKVYDKIFWDLIKTKEFQRLRRIHQLGGTHMVYHTAEHSRFSHSLGVYEVARRIIYEVQAIRKTLSKDQRFITLCAALLHDVGHGPFSHSFETVFKTNHEEYTVDIILGNTEVNKVLENYKPGFAKRVADVIAKKTKNKIMEKIITSQLDADRLDYLQRDAYFTGATYGEIDLDRILRSFLIVDGELAFKYSSMHAIEDYLMSRYHMYWQVYYHPVGMSYEIILMKLFERVKELIDTGYVFKTDIALLEKALSRTLTLDNYLELDEAWMLTKIKELSNENDSIVKDLSDRFLNRRLLKHINCSGKEMQLRIFNRLETLFDKYNIDKKYYLHKDILSKETYQYYNEQALNKSPILLYVQDQLIEIENLSQVVKGINQVEMKHDYKVFYPKEILLEKISEAEMNELHSVLN from the coding sequence ATGGTCAAACTAGAGATGGGTGAAATTAAAGTTTTTAGGGATCCTTTATACGGTTATGTGAAGGTATATGATAAAATATTTTGGGACTTAATAAAAACGAAGGAGTTTCAACGATTGCGTCGTATTCATCAGCTTGGTGGTACTCATATGGTGTATCACACTGCAGAACACTCACGATTCTCACATTCACTAGGTGTTTATGAAGTGGCAAGAAGAATCATATATGAAGTACAAGCAATTAGGAAAACATTATCTAAAGATCAACGGTTTATTACACTTTGTGCTGCTCTTCTACACGATGTCGGGCACGGTCCATTTTCACACTCTTTTGAGACAGTTTTTAAAACAAATCACGAAGAGTATACAGTAGATATTATTTTAGGAAATACTGAGGTTAATAAGGTATTAGAAAATTACAAACCAGGTTTTGCTAAACGTGTTGCAGATGTCATCGCTAAAAAAACAAAAAATAAAATAATGGAAAAAATAATAACTAGTCAATTAGATGCAGATCGCCTAGACTATTTACAAAGAGATGCTTATTTTACTGGCGCTACATATGGTGAAATTGATTTAGATCGAATACTCAGAAGTTTTCTAATCGTTGATGGAGAATTGGCATTTAAATACTCAAGCATGCATGCTATTGAAGACTATTTAATGAGTCGCTATCATATGTACTGGCAAGTTTACTACCATCCTGTTGGAATGAGTTATGAAATTATTTTAATGAAACTCTTTGAACGTGTTAAGGAATTGATTGATACAGGATACGTATTTAAAACAGACATAGCTTTACTTGAAAAAGCATTGTCTAGGACCTTAACTCTAGATAATTATTTAGAATTAGATGAGGCATGGATGTTAACGAAAATAAAAGAACTTAGCAATGAGAATGATTCTATTGTAAAGGATTTATCGGATCGGTTCTTAAATAGACGATTACTTAAACATATAAATTGTAGTGGAAAAGAAATGCAGTTAAGAATCTTTAATCGCCTAGAAACTCTATTTGATAAGTATAATATCGATAAAAAATACTATCTTCACAAGGATATACTAAGTAAGGAAACCTATCAATATTATAATGAGCAAGCATTAAATAAGTCACCTATTTTACTATATGTTCAAGATCAGCTTATTGAAATTGAAAATTTATCACAAGTTGTAAAAGGGATAAATCAGGTAGAAATGAAACATGATTATAAGGTATTCTATCCAAAAGAGATATTATTAGAAAAAATTTCAGAGGCTGAAATGAACGAATTACATAGCGTATTAAATTAA
- the pta gene encoding phosphate acetyltransferase, which produces MADLFENLKNQIKGKSIRIVLPEANDLRIIEAASRLSAEELVNVILVGNVEETKNLASENNFDVSDCEILDPSKYDKYDQMVESFVERRKGKATEEEARQLLLNANYFGTMLVYMGLADGLVSGATHSTGDTVRPGLQIIKTKPGVSKVFGYFIMQREDERYIFADCAINPNPSSQDLAEFAIESAKAAEMFGIEPKVSLLSFSTNGSAKTEETDKIIKAVAIAKERAPELEIDGEMQFDAAFVPKVAKKKYPESNVAGQAKVFVFPDLNSGNIGYKIAQRLGNFEAVGPVLAGINAPVNDLSRGCNADDAYKTAILTAAQSLM; this is translated from the coding sequence ATGGCAGATCTTTTTGAGAATCTTAAAAACCAAATTAAAGGTAAGAGCATACGTATTGTTCTACCTGAAGCCAATGATCTTAGAATCATTGAAGCAGCTTCAAGATTAAGTGCTGAAGAATTAGTAAACGTTATCCTAGTCGGAAATGTTGAAGAAACTAAGAATTTAGCATCAGAGAATAACTTTGATGTATCTGATTGTGAAATTCTTGATCCTTCTAAATATGATAAGTATGACCAAATGGTTGAATCTTTTGTAGAACGTAGAAAAGGTAAGGCAACCGAAGAAGAAGCTAGACAGCTACTATTAAATGCTAACTATTTTGGAACAATGTTAGTATACATGGGTCTTGCTGATGGTTTAGTTTCAGGAGCTACTCATTCAACTGGTGATACAGTTAGACCTGGACTTCAAATCATTAAGACAAAACCTGGTGTTTCTAAAGTATTTGGATACTTTATTATGCAAAGAGAAGATGAACGATATATCTTTGCGGATTGTGCAATAAATCCAAACCCTAGTTCACAAGATTTAGCTGAATTTGCAATTGAATCAGCAAAAGCAGCTGAAATGTTTGGAATTGAACCTAAAGTTTCTTTGCTTAGCTTTTCAACAAATGGTTCTGCAAAGACAGAAGAAACTGATAAGATTATAAAAGCAGTGGCAATTGCTAAGGAACGTGCGCCTGAACTAGAAATTGATGGAGAAATGCAATTTGATGCTGCATTCGTTCCTAAGGTTGCTAAGAAAAAGTACCCTGAATCAAATGTTGCTGGTCAGGCTAAGGTATTCGTATTCCCTGATTTGAATTCAGGAAATATTGGATACAAGATTGCACAACGACTAGGAAATTTTGAAGCTGTTGGTCCTGTTCTAGCAGGAATTAATGCCCCTGTTAATGATTTATCACGCGGATGTAATGCTGATGATGCATACAAAACTGCAATTTTAACAGCTGCACAATCGTTAATGTAG
- a CDS encoding cell wall hydrolase codes for MAVIPYNWKEVELLARLIRAEAEGDGKLGMLLAGNVGVNRVRADCLDFKDIRSLQQMIFQSPGGFEATQKSYFYQPARQIDIELAKRVINGERFVPATRSLWFYNPFDATCRAQWFGQWNTGRYKSHCFYAPTEAEGCY; via the coding sequence TTGGCGGTTATACCATATAACTGGAAAGAAGTTGAATTACTAGCACGGCTAATTAGAGCTGAGGCTGAGGGTGATGGTAAACTCGGTATGTTACTAGCTGGGAATGTCGGTGTAAACCGAGTTCGTGCTGATTGCTTAGATTTTAAAGATATACGCTCTTTACAACAGATGATTTTTCAATCACCAGGTGGTTTTGAGGCAACACAGAAATCTTATTTCTATCAACCTGCTAGACAAATCGATATCGAATTAGCAAAACGTGTCATTAATGGTGAACGCTTCGTTCCTGCTACTCGTTCATTATGGTTTTATAATCCATTCGATGCAACTTGTCGTGCACAATGGTTTGGACAATGGAATACAGGGCGTTATAAGAGTCATTGTTTCTACGCTCCAACGGAAGCAGAAGGATGCTATTAA
- the gerQ gene encoding spore coat protein GerQ translates to MSYYQYPYQSQTDFNQPFTGGQQQMEQPGVQQPQPQQQMPGQQPGFQPYYQPSFQQFPTQQAPAIAAPQFTPLTETSYIENILRLNKGKVATAYFNFTPNEYEPKVFRGVIEAAGKDHIILSDPETGMRYLLLQIYLLYVTFDEEIEYEYPFAMEPGFGTQQPDMGVGIPGYQQPQQSEAQPFTQYRKKTNKKQQTNQQ, encoded by the coding sequence ATGTCTTATTATCAATATCCTTATCAAAGTCAAACAGATTTTAATCAACCTTTTACAGGGGGTCAACAACAAATGGAACAACCCGGGGTACAACAACCACAACCGCAACAACAAATGCCTGGTCAACAACCTGGTTTTCAACCTTATTACCAACCTTCATTTCAACAATTTCCAACTCAGCAAGCACCAGCAATAGCTGCTCCACAATTTACACCACTTACTGAAACATCTTACATTGAGAACATCTTACGATTAAACAAGGGTAAAGTAGCAACTGCATATTTTAACTTTACTCCAAATGAATATGAGCCTAAAGTATTTAGAGGTGTAATTGAGGCAGCCGGTAAAGATCATATCATCTTAAGTGATCCTGAGACTGGAATGCGTTATTTATTACTACAAATTTACTTACTGTATGTTACATTTGATGAAGAAATTGAGTACGAATATCCGTTTGCTATGGAACCTGGTTTTGGTACTCAGCAACCTGATATGGGTGTAGGGATTCCTGGGTATCAACAACCTCAGCAATCTGAAGCTCAACCATTTACTCAATATAGAAAGAAAACGAACAAGAAACAGCAAACTAATCAACAATAA
- a CDS encoding uracil-DNA glycosylase: MQYFPKNDWYSILKDEFTKPYFIELQHKLKNEYRLHTIYPLQEHIYKAFELCSFNDTKVVILGQDPYHQPNQANGLSFSVSKEVDIPKSLKNIYKELENDLNIKTPTHGDLNCWAKQGVLLLNTFLTVKQNLPGSHREIGWELFTNQVISELNKKSDPIVFVLWGKQAQKKNVLVTNKNHLSIHSPHPSPLSAYRGFFNSKPFTTVNNFLIKHNQDPIDWEIK, translated from the coding sequence ATGCAGTACTTTCCTAAAAATGATTGGTACTCCATACTCAAAGATGAGTTTACGAAGCCATATTTTATAGAGTTACAACATAAACTAAAAAATGAATATCGCCTTCATACGATTTATCCTCTACAGGAACATATTTATAAAGCGTTTGAATTATGTTCATTTAATGACACTAAAGTAGTGATTTTAGGACAAGATCCTTATCACCAACCAAATCAGGCTAATGGTCTTAGTTTTTCCGTATCGAAAGAGGTAGATATACCTAAATCACTTAAAAATATCTATAAAGAATTAGAAAATGACTTAAATATTAAAACTCCAACTCATGGAGATTTAAATTGTTGGGCTAAACAAGGTGTGTTATTATTAAATACGTTTCTAACGGTAAAACAAAATTTACCGGGCTCACATAGAGAAATTGGATGGGAATTATTTACGAATCAAGTCATATCAGAATTGAATAAAAAAAGTGACCCAATTGTCTTTGTATTATGGGGAAAACAAGCTCAGAAAAAGAATGTACTTGTAACGAATAAAAATCACCTAAGTATTCATTCACCTCATCCTAGCCCCTTATCTGCTTATAGAGGTTTTTTTAACAGTAAACCATTTACTACGGTAAATAATTTTTTAATAAAGCATAATCAAGATCCCATCGATTGGGAAATAAAATAA
- a CDS encoding Gx transporter family protein gives MGHKHIVEKLVFISMLVALSIVLGYFDKMIQILTVTPAGYKLGLANIVILTGLYYLKFKDALLLVILKSVIGGLYAGSFMAFIIGLSGTLLSFFVMYLLLKIARKYLSLIGISVTGSIFHNIGQILVVTLIYGKGIIAYLIYLIPLGIGTGIFVGFMVTTLTTYLNKGEVFKTVTKNYRTDELEELNEV, from the coding sequence ATGGGACATAAACATATAGTAGAGAAATTAGTTTTTATTTCAATGCTAGTAGCATTAAGTATTGTACTAGGTTATTTTGATAAGATGATCCAAATATTAACCGTTACTCCGGCTGGATACAAATTAGGACTTGCCAACATTGTTATTCTAACCGGTTTATATTATTTGAAATTTAAAGATGCATTATTACTAGTTATTCTAAAATCTGTAATAGGTGGATTATATGCTGGTTCATTTATGGCATTTATAATTGGGCTTTCAGGGACACTCTTAAGTTTTTTTGTTATGTACCTTTTATTAAAAATTGCAAGAAAGTATTTAAGTCTTATTGGAATCAGTGTAACAGGAAGTATATTTCATAACATTGGTCAAATACTAGTTGTTACCTTAATTTACGGAAAAGGAATTATAGCGTACCTTATATATTTGATTCCTCTAGGAATAGGTACTGGTATATTTGTTGGATTTATGGTTACAACACTAACAACCTATTTAAATAAAGGTGAAGTATTTAAGACGGTAACTAAGAACTATAGAACCGATGAACTAGAAGAATTAAACGAGGTATAG
- a CDS encoding HIT family protein: MKDCIFCKIINNEIPSFKLYENEYILAFLDISQVTKGHVLIIPKEHYKDIHELDETAAKNIFKNVPELATAVKEAFNASGINIVNNNGEAAGQTVFHYHVHIIPRYNEKDGFRTIFTNNMDRYTNDDLKQIANQIKDKL; this comes from the coding sequence ATGAAAGATTGTATTTTTTGTAAAATTATCAATAATGAGATTCCTAGTTTTAAACTGTATGAAAATGAATATATACTCGCATTTCTGGATATATCTCAGGTAACTAAAGGCCATGTTTTAATTATACCTAAAGAACATTATAAAGATATTCATGAATTAGACGAGACTGCTGCAAAGAATATTTTTAAGAATGTTCCTGAACTAGCGACAGCTGTTAAAGAAGCATTCAATGCGTCAGGTATTAATATCGTAAATAATAATGGTGAAGCAGCAGGGCAAACTGTATTCCATTATCACGTTCATATTATCCCACGTTATAATGAAAAGGATGGCTTCCGTACTATTTTTACTAATAATATGGATCGTTATACAAATGATGATCTAAAACAAATTGCTAATCAAATAAAAGATAAGCTTTAA
- a CDS encoding leucyl aminopeptidase: MFNYSKNVNLEETSGTLVIGVSENEAREEVKTILSNLEKRKRDLYKFGEVTAFYPDNGFKVNEILFVGLGNKESYVVKDQQTIFSKVAKQVKGTITILADTFYKLNENRAELIERMVETIGLVNYKFNDYKTEQKDSDNSSYTIVSKDDVSHSIERGVINFESTNHARDLINEPRNKMNPTLMAKYAENLANRLGIDYKIYTKTEVEALGMGAFLAVNQGSKDEAKLIHLKYRGNSESTELTALVGKGVTYDSGGYSIKPKDGMPGMKGDMGGSASVFGAFEAIVRKELPVNVDLIVAATENLISNEAVVPDDVVTTMSGKTIEILNTDAEGRLTLVDAVTFANKNGATKIIDVATLTGGVIVALGHELTGVMTNDDAFLNEFKIATEQLNEPVWQLPITDHFKERVRKSNVADFNNSPGRDGHAAFAGTLIGEFVGSTPWIHLDIAGTSNRKSDYLLGPAGGTGVMVRSICRLFEK, translated from the coding sequence ATGTTTAACTATTCTAAAAACGTTAATCTTGAAGAAACATCAGGAACATTAGTTATAGGAGTGTCAGAAAACGAAGCAAGAGAAGAAGTTAAGACAATCCTTAGTAACTTAGAAAAAAGAAAAAGGGACCTATACAAATTTGGTGAAGTGACTGCTTTTTATCCAGATAACGGCTTTAAAGTGAATGAAATTCTTTTTGTTGGTTTAGGCAATAAAGAATCGTACGTCGTTAAGGATCAACAAACAATTTTCTCTAAAGTAGCAAAGCAAGTAAAAGGAACTATTACCATACTTGCTGATACATTTTATAAACTAAACGAAAACAGAGCTGAACTTATTGAACGAATGGTAGAAACGATTGGATTAGTAAACTACAAATTTAATGATTATAAGACGGAACAAAAGGATAGTGATAATAGTTCTTATACTATAGTAAGTAAGGATGATGTTTCACATTCAATAGAACGTGGTGTTATTAACTTTGAATCAACTAACCATGCAAGAGACCTAATTAATGAACCTAGAAATAAGATGAATCCTACATTAATGGCTAAATATGCAGAAAATTTAGCAAATAGATTAGGAATTGACTATAAAATCTATACTAAAACCGAAGTAGAAGCACTAGGAATGGGTGCTTTCTTAGCTGTGAATCAAGGATCTAAAGATGAAGCAAAATTAATTCACTTAAAGTATCGCGGAAATAGTGAATCTACTGAACTAACTGCATTAGTAGGAAAAGGTGTTACTTATGACTCAGGGGGTTATTCAATTAAGCCTAAAGATGGGATGCCTGGAATGAAGGGAGACATGGGAGGGTCTGCTTCTGTATTTGGTGCATTCGAAGCAATTGTACGTAAAGAACTTCCTGTAAATGTGGATTTAATTGTTGCTGCAACTGAAAACCTTATTAGTAATGAAGCAGTTGTACCAGATGATGTTGTTACAACTATGAGTGGTAAAACGATTGAAATATTAAATACTGATGCTGAAGGTCGACTTACTCTAGTTGATGCTGTAACATTTGCAAATAAAAACGGGGCAACAAAAATTATTGATGTTGCAACACTAACCGGTGGAGTAATTGTAGCACTTGGTCACGAATTAACAGGTGTAATGACAAATGATGATGCATTCTTAAATGAATTTAAGATAGCTACAGAACAGTTAAATGAACCGGTTTGGCAATTGCCTATAACAGATCATTTTAAAGAAAGAGTACGCAAAAGTAATGTCGCGGATTTTAATAATTCTCCTGGTAGGGATGGTCACGCTGCATTTGCAGGAACATTAATTGGTGAGTTTGTAGGAAGTACACCATGGATACACTTAGATATAGCAGGTACATCAAATCGTAAATCAGACTATCTTCTTGGACCTGCTGGTGGTACAGGGGTAATGGTAAGATCCATCTGTAGATTGTTTGAAAAATAA